The nucleotide sequence TGGGTGTTGCCGGACGTTGGTAAAGCCGGTCCAGTGTGCCACGGCGACTAGACGAACGCAGTTTCGCGACCCGCAATTTGTCACCCAATGTTCCCACCGGGTTGGTCAATGTCGCGATGGCTTGGGTGGGGCGTCGCCACGGATCGCCCAGTACAGAAAACTGACCTTGTTGTCGAATGAGTGCCCCCGGTTCAAACGGGCGCAACCGCAACGCGTCGTAATCCAGAAGTTCGCGGCAGGCCGGATAGGCGGTCAACAAGACTTGAAAGCCGTGGTCCAGCGTGAAGCCGTTGATCACATCGGTGCGGACGCGACCACCGGGACGTTCGCTGGCTTCCAGAATAGAAAAGTCGACGCCATGGTTCGCCAAGTGAGTGGCACAAGACAATCCGGCAAGCCCGCCGCCAATGATCAGGGTGTTGTAATGCGTTTTCATGGCTGCGATAGATCCTGAATAAAATGCCGGCGGGATGGCGAACGATCAAAAGTCGTCGACCTGGTATCCCTTTTCGGTCAGCTTCTTGGCCAGGGTGCGTTTGGGTTGATAGTCCCCGTGGACCAGTCGAATCCGTTTGGGTGCTGATTCAAATTGGTCCACAAATTCGATCAGATCCGCCTGGTCCGCGTGCGCGCTGTAGCCGCTTAATTGGTGAACGTCGGCGGCGACGTGGTACTTTTTACCGTCCAGCCGAAGCCAGTGTGCACCACGTTGCAGGACTTGTCCCGGCGTGCCGCTGGCTTGATAGCCGCAAAACACGATGTCCGTCCGCGGATCGTCCAAGAAACGTTTTAGATAGTTGACCACCCTGCCGCCGGTGCACATACCACTGCCGGCGATGACGATGGCGGGCAATTCGGTGCGGGCGATGTAATTCAGCGTGTCCTGATGTTCGTTGTGATCGCCGATTTTGACCAAGTTTTCAAAGACCAGCGGCTGATCATCGGTCTTCATCAGGTGCTGGGCTTCTTCGCTCCAGTAATCCTGCAGGTCGTCGTACAGTGCGGTGAAGCGTGATGCCAAAGGCGAATCGATCAACACATCGACACGGTGCAAAAGCGATTGTCCGCCTTCGGATTGCAACCGTTCAAAGATGCCGTTCATCTCGTACAGCAACGCTTGGGTTCGTCCCAGACTGAATGCCGGAATGATCGTCACGCCGTGGTCCTGCAACGTTTTTCGCAGGATCGATTCCAATGCGGCTTGTCGATCGCCCGATCGCGGGTGCAATCGATCGCCGTAGGTCGATTCCAACACCAGCAAGTCGGCCTGCGGCGGGCTTGTCGGCGGATTCAACAGCGGATTGGTGCCCGCGCCCAGATCACCGGAAAAGACCACCAAGGATCCGTCGGGCAAACGAACTTCAAAAATCGTCGATCCCAGCACATGTCCCGCCGGACGCAGACGGATTTCCACATCGCCTTCGATGCGATGCCACTGGTGATAATCCAGCGGCCGGACCAACGCGTCGACCGCTTCCAGGAATCGGTCGATCAGACGTTCCGATCGGGTGAAGCCGATCCGAATGGCATCTTCCATCACCAGCGGCAACAACTTGGCCGATGGCGGGCTGCAATAAATCGGCTGTTCGAATCCCGCGGCCATCAAGTGAGGCAACCGTCCACAGTGATCAATGTGAACGTGGGTCAGCAACAGACTTTGGATACCGTCGAGCGGAAACTCGATTTCTGGTCCACCGTGTTTCTGGGCTTCATCGCCTTGGAAGATTCCACAATCGACCAACAGGCTGTGGCGTCCATCATCCCAAGACAACTGGTGGCATGATCCGGTCACTCCTTGGTGGGCCCCGTGGTGAAACAGCTTCATGAAACCGGTGGATGCATGGAATGGGCGGCGGTGACCAGACGTGTCATTCGCCCGGCGATCTTTGACAACAGATCGGATGAATCTATTCGCCAAATCAAGGATACGGAATCATGGATAAGTTTTACGTGCAATCGGGATCGTTTCGTTGTGTCGTCCAAGCCGACGATTCCCGCAAAGCGGCGTTGTGGGCGGTGCATCAAGTGATGGGCCAGATTTTGCCGATCGACGGCGACGAACCGACGGGATCGGAATCGGCCGATGGCAACGAAGCGTCCAAACCGGTCGCTGTTTTGGGCGGCCGTGTGAAAGTCAGCCGTCGCGGGTATGACCGCGACGATGCGGGCGAAATGCCGACGATGGACGTGGTCGCGGACTGGAACCAGATGGTCACGACGTTGGACCGGCTGCAACGCATGATGTACCGCGCGGCATGATCGTGTGCCGGATCCGGCCTGACCTGCCCGCGATGTGCATCACGAACCCAGGTGGCCGACGCTGGTTTGGAAGTATTTGGTGCGCCGGCGAACGGTTTCTTCACCGCCGGCCGCCGCGGCTTCCAAATCCGCCAGATTGGCGGCGCAGTAACGACAACCGACTTGTTCCAAATGGA is from Crateriforma conspicua and encodes:
- a CDS encoding MBL fold metallo-hydrolase RNA specificity domain-containing protein, which encodes MKLFHHGAHQGVTGSCHQLSWDDGRHSLLVDCGIFQGDEAQKHGGPEIEFPLDGIQSLLLTHVHIDHCGRLPHLMAAGFEQPIYCSPPSAKLLPLVMEDAIRIGFTRSERLIDRFLEAVDALVRPLDYHQWHRIEGDVEIRLRPAGHVLGSTIFEVRLPDGSLVVFSGDLGAGTNPLLNPPTSPPQADLLVLESTYGDRLHPRSGDRQAALESILRKTLQDHGVTIIPAFSLGRTQALLYEMNGIFERLQSEGGQSLLHRVDVLIDSPLASRFTALYDDLQDYWSEEAQHLMKTDDQPLVFENLVKIGDHNEHQDTLNYIARTELPAIVIAGSGMCTGGRVVNYLKRFLDDPRTDIVFCGYQASGTPGQVLQRGAHWLRLDGKKYHVAADVHQLSGYSAHADQADLIEFVDQFESAPKRIRLVHGDYQPKRTLAKKLTEKGYQVDDF